Within the Dolichospermum compactum NIES-806 genome, the region TCAGAGTGTGCTGGATGAGAAAAAGGGCGATACTTTTGATGAGCTAGACAAAGCCCCAATCTCATTCTGTCTATTAATTGATAGGATAGGTGGTGATATTTTGCGTTAATATTCTGAAGTTTCCAGTTACAATTTTAACTTCCATGCAGCATGAAACTCAACTTAGTTTATTTGATAACTCTAGCTTAAACCAAAGAGAGCTAATTCCTACCAGTCATAAAATTCCCATTCCGTCAGGAACTTATGAGAATGTAGAAGAATTGACAAAACATTGTAATGGCTGTCAGCGTTGTGCATTAGCCCAAAACCGCACTCATGCTGTGGTTGGACGTGGTAATCTCCAAGCCGAAATTATGATTATTGGAGAAGCACCGGGAAAAAACGAGGACGAAACAGGTTTACCATTTGTGGGTAGATCAGGACAATTACTAGAAAATATCTTAGCTTCAGTAAATTTAAGTACGGAAACAGATACCTATATTGCCAATATTTGTAAGTGTAGACCACCGGAAAACCGTGTACCAACGAGTGAAGAAGCTACTGCTTGTAAACCATATTTATTTGAGCAGATTCGCCTGGTTGACCCAAAAATTATCTTATTAACAGGTGCAACTTCTGTGAAGGGTGTGATTGGTGATAACCGCCCGATTACTAAAATTCGTGGTCAATGGTTAGAGTGGGAAGGACGCTTATGTATGCCTATTTTTCATCCCTCTTATTTGTTGCGTAACCCTTCACGGGAACAAGGAAAGCCGAAATGGCTCATGTGGCAAGATATACAGGTGGTTCGGGCTAAGTTTGATGAATTAAAAAATCAGAATCAAAATTAAGTAGGTTGGCGTTAAAAATTGTCGTTATGACTAGGGAACAGGGAATAGGAAATAGGGAATAGGGAATAGGGAATAGGGAATAGGGAATAGAGGAGACGCAATAATTTTCCCAATGACCAATTACCAATGACCAATTACCAATTACTAATGCTCCTGTAAATTGGTAAAGTTAGGAAATCACAAAATATTAAATCATCAGATTTTTACCAATCAAACATGGGCAGCCAGAGAAAAATGTATTGGGAACTCGATTTTTACTCCCGTCCGATTTTGGACGAAAATCAGAAAAAAGTATGGGAGATCTTAGTGTGTGAAAGTCCTGTAAATATTGATACACAAACGGATTCTCTGTTTCGCTATGCTAAATATTGCCCCAGTACCCAGGTAAATTCGGGTTGGTTGCGGACAGCAATTCAGGAAGCGATAGAAGAAGCCGGCGCAGCACCTACCAAAATTCGCTTTTTCCGTCGCCAAATGAATAACATGATTACCAAATCCTGTGAGGATGTGGGAGTACCCGCTGTACCGAGTCGGCGAACGTTGGTTCTCAATCAGTGGATACAGCAGCGCATGAAGGAAGTTTATCCCCAAGAACCGGGATATCAAGGAGTAGCTAATCCTTCGGTGCGTTTAGATAGACCTTTACCCCAGCGTTTACCGGATGCTTTAGAAGGAAAACAATGGTCTTTTGTTACCTTAACAGCTAGTAATTTTGCGGATATGCCAGATTGGGAGATTGGCTTTGGTGAAGCTTTTCCCCTAGAGTTGGCGCAATTGTCCCCAGAAACTCGGATACCAGGA harbors:
- a CDS encoding uracil-DNA glycosylase; translation: MQHETQLSLFDNSSLNQRELIPTSHKIPIPSGTYENVEELTKHCNGCQRCALAQNRTHAVVGRGNLQAEIMIIGEAPGKNEDETGLPFVGRSGQLLENILASVNLSTETDTYIANICKCRPPENRVPTSEEATACKPYLFEQIRLVDPKIILLTGATSVKGVIGDNRPITKIRGQWLEWEGRLCMPIFHPSYLLRNPSREQGKPKWLMWQDIQVVRAKFDELKNQNQN
- a CDS encoding Tab2/Atab2 family RNA-binding protein — translated: MYWELDFYSRPILDENQKKVWEILVCESPVNIDTQTDSLFRYAKYCPSTQVNSGWLRTAIQEAIEEAGAAPTKIRFFRRQMNNMITKSCEDVGVPAVPSRRTLVLNQWIQQRMKEVYPQEPGYQGVANPSVRLDRPLPQRLPDALEGKQWSFVTLTASNFADMPDWEIGFGEAFPLELAQLSPETRIPGILIFSPRALPIAGWMSGLEMAYLHFDTKQGNRLILETGATESWVVANIRTPELLAEAQGFAVAKEQANGVHFIGVQSDSQSQDFAGFWLLQEINLP